A genomic region of Barnesiella viscericola DSM 18177 contains the following coding sequences:
- a CDS encoding RagB/SusD family nutrient uptake outer membrane protein translates to MEKNIIKSLCIVLGIMFLSACTNLDETIYDQVESNNFYNTRKDVERVVARPFEHCYHMLQFRHFLQELPSDQIISPSRDGWWDDGGRWRRYHYHTWTAEDDYFEFLWNSGFEGIGQCNFGIEELEKIDKAKFNFTQEEIDGYIASLRVLRAFCYLSLLDGFRNIPYVVSFEDQTKNTEGQVEPQVIFNFIETELSTLIPKLPKKEALGTSSEFLSKWTQAGAAALLARLYLNAEVYVGSERYTDCAKLCQDILDGVYGTYEVANRWDAAFDWDNNTCDEVIFAFPNYPGGNEYWNYHANTYWWTVPANAHLYLKDQKCKAGGHNTKYAAAPSYDLTGKLYTDELGMPIQKFRKYPGDERMKLYKNLGNGKREGLFLYGYLEYTDDNGKVKKVRAPERDYDLYIRDAVGDFQNLDPELWPSNKTSSMTTGDHNSGWHYVKYPMYSDDDPHQLEAAYAEIRLPEIIYMLAECKLRSGNTPDAAALLNSVRRRNYPVENLSEVLYEPEGSAKLDMQEMLDEWGREFFAETRRRTDLVRYGKFSSGKWWDKTPDVDNHTDIFPIPFKALQANPHLVQNKGY, encoded by the coding sequence ATGGAAAAAAACATCATAAAATCCTTGTGCATCGTTTTAGGGATCATGTTTCTATCAGCATGCACAAACCTCGACGAAACCATCTATGACCAGGTTGAATCGAACAACTTCTACAATACACGAAAGGACGTTGAAAGAGTTGTAGCACGACCCTTCGAGCACTGTTATCATATGCTGCAATTCCGCCACTTCCTTCAGGAGCTTCCCTCCGATCAGATTATCTCTCCGTCTCGCGATGGATGGTGGGATGACGGTGGCCGATGGCGGCGTTATCACTATCATACATGGACTGCGGAGGATGATTACTTCGAGTTTCTCTGGAACAGTGGCTTCGAAGGCATCGGTCAGTGCAATTTCGGCATAGAAGAACTTGAAAAAATCGATAAGGCGAAATTTAATTTCACCCAGGAAGAGATTGACGGCTACATAGCTTCATTGCGTGTATTGCGGGCATTCTGCTATCTTAGCCTGCTCGATGGTTTCAGGAACATTCCCTATGTAGTGTCATTCGAGGATCAGACTAAAAACACTGAGGGGCAAGTGGAACCACAGGTGATTTTCAATTTTATTGAAACTGAGCTATCAACACTCATACCCAAGCTGCCAAAGAAAGAAGCTCTCGGCACATCATCGGAATTTCTAAGCAAATGGACTCAAGCAGGTGCGGCAGCCCTACTTGCAAGGCTATATCTGAATGCCGAGGTATATGTTGGATCAGAGCGATACACAGATTGCGCTAAACTCTGCCAGGATATTCTTGACGGTGTATATGGAACCTATGAAGTGGCAAATCGTTGGGACGCTGCATTTGATTGGGACAACAATACCTGTGATGAGGTCATATTTGCATTCCCGAATTATCCCGGTGGTAATGAATATTGGAATTATCATGCAAATACATATTGGTGGACTGTTCCTGCGAATGCCCATCTATACCTTAAAGATCAAAAGTGCAAAGCAGGTGGACACAACACCAAATATGCCGCCGCTCCCTCATATGACTTGACAGGCAAGCTTTATACCGATGAATTGGGAATGCCTATTCAGAAATTCCGTAAATACCCCGGCGATGAACGAATGAAACTTTACAAGAATCTCGGCAATGGTAAGCGTGAAGGTTTATTCCTTTATGGCTATCTTGAATATACTGATGATAATGGTAAAGTTAAGAAGGTTCGTGCTCCGGAGCGTGACTATGACTTATATATCCGTGACGCAGTTGGTGATTTCCAGAACCTCGATCCTGAACTTTGGCCATCAAACAAAACCAGCTCTATGACAACCGGCGATCATAATTCAGGATGGCATTATGTGAAATATCCCATGTACAGCGATGATGACCCACACCAATTGGAAGCGGCATATGCCGAAATTCGTCTCCCCGAAATTATATATATGCTCGCCGAATGCAAGCTCCGTTCCGGAAACACCCCGGATGCCGCTGCGCTTCTGAACAGCGTCAGACGCAGAAACTATCCGGTTGAAAATCTTTCAGAAGTCCTGTATGAGCCTGAAGGAAGCGCGAAATTGGATATGCAGGAAATGCTTGACGAATGGGGGCGTGAATTCTTTGCCGAAACTCGAAGAAGAACAGATCTGGTAAGATATGGCAAATTCAGTTCAGGCAAATGGTGGGATAAAACTCCTGACGTCGACAACCATACGGATATATTCCCTATACCATTCAAAGCACTTCAGGCTAATCCACATCTGGTGCAAAACAAAGGTTATTAA
- a CDS encoding SusF/SusE family outer membrane protein: MNRIKMSQVLMFFFTLCVMSSCEGEKDLIVSDFKSPIHTKELYLVGDAVPTGWSFEDPTPMQCSETDPYIFVYKGQLHEGEFKVSLAPTSSLDVDFIRPIYYGQEIGKEPLEAVKFQMHADNPDEKWLVVANGTYELTFNLRDWTLSTEYLGEFVQPEVAPIETETLYIVGSATSIGWNVGNALETAKKSKYIFEYECWLNEGELRATTKRAWGYHIRPVTDHVKIGKDGIENENFMYVWDPDINWLVTDPGNYHLTFDLENWTLKTEFLGGENPDRPSDKDPIETSTLFMVGDATVNGWNGDAMTALTRDASDSHVFTYEGNLYAGEFKVYPKSGDEYPSWDAIRPLGGNRPITKTDITEEEFDYSLNPDYKWVVKDAGKYRLTLNLSKWTMSCSYLGTLEDIEIPVNPIETEEFFILGDAAPSGWDIYNPTPVTRVSKYIFVYDGHLNAGRMRATPVKDWGIHVRPKSDNSPIGINGVASSGFIYTANPDYNWNVEKAGNYKLTFDLEHWTIKAEYKD, encoded by the coding sequence ATGAATAGAATTAAAATGTCTCAAGTCCTGATGTTTTTCTTCACATTATGCGTAATGAGCTCTTGTGAAGGAGAGAAGGATTTGATTGTATCTGACTTTAAAAGTCCGATACATACTAAAGAACTGTATCTTGTAGGTGATGCAGTGCCGACCGGCTGGTCATTCGAAGATCCAACTCCGATGCAATGCTCCGAGACGGATCCATATATATTCGTTTACAAGGGCCAACTGCATGAGGGAGAATTCAAGGTGAGTCTCGCACCGACATCAAGTCTTGATGTGGATTTCATCCGTCCGATTTATTATGGCCAGGAAATAGGTAAGGAACCGCTTGAAGCGGTCAAGTTCCAGATGCATGCCGACAACCCTGATGAAAAATGGCTTGTTGTCGCCAACGGCACCTATGAACTCACTTTTAATCTGCGCGACTGGACACTGAGCACCGAATATCTCGGTGAATTCGTGCAGCCGGAGGTTGCGCCTATCGAAACGGAGACCCTCTATATTGTTGGATCGGCCACATCAATCGGTTGGAACGTAGGGAATGCTCTCGAGACAGCTAAGAAAAGCAAATATATTTTTGAATATGAATGTTGGTTGAACGAAGGTGAACTTCGCGCCACCACTAAAAGAGCCTGGGGCTATCATATTCGCCCGGTAACAGACCATGTCAAAATCGGGAAAGACGGAATAGAAAATGAAAACTTCATGTATGTTTGGGATCCCGACATCAATTGGCTTGTCACCGATCCAGGCAATTATCATCTGACATTCGACCTTGAGAATTGGACTCTTAAAACCGAATTCCTTGGTGGAGAGAATCCCGACCGACCGTCGGATAAGGATCCGATTGAGACCTCTACATTGTTTATGGTCGGCGATGCTACTGTGAATGGATGGAACGGTGATGCCATGACGGCATTGACTCGTGATGCGTCAGACAGCCATGTTTTCACCTATGAGGGCAATCTTTATGCCGGAGAGTTCAAGGTTTATCCCAAAAGCGGAGATGAATATCCGTCGTGGGATGCGATCCGACCGTTGGGCGGAAACAGGCCGATTACTAAGACTGACATAACAGAAGAAGAATTCGATTATTCTCTTAACCCTGACTACAAGTGGGTTGTAAAAGATGCCGGGAAGTATCGTCTGACCTTAAATCTAAGTAAATGGACGATGAGCTGCAGCTATCTCGGTACCCTTGAAGATATCGAGATACCGGTAAACCCGATTGAGACCGAAGAATTCTTCATTCTGGGAGACGCCGCTCCTTCTGGATGGGATATATATAATCCCACCCCCGTCACACGAGTATCAAAGTATATTTTCGTGTATGATGGGCATCTCAATGCCGGGCGCATGCGTGCGACTCCTGTCAAGGACTGGGGAATTCATGTTAGGCCGAAATCTGATAACTCACCCATTGGCATCAACGGAGTTGCGTCATCAGGATTCATATATACTGCGAATCCAGACTATAACTGGAACGTAGAGAAAGCTGGAAACTATAAATTAACTTTCGACCTCGAACATTGGACAATTAAAGCCGAATATAAAGATTGA
- a CDS encoding RNA polymerase sigma-70 factor — translation MENEKFENEMLLVAALKIDSHEAFVKIFRHYYSDLVIFASRFIPDKETREDIVQEAFVKIWTNRKVLEIRTSLRTYLISLVQHLALDEIKHRKVKTLYQDMNHEIIMSLPADEHVMYSELSDAIDNLLSQLQPDVLETYRLSRTHNLKYTEIAEKLNISVRTVESRVSKTVKFLQQNLKDYKIIIYWILTFQHLL, via the coding sequence ATGGAAAACGAAAAATTTGAAAACGAAATGCTTTTAGTGGCTGCCTTGAAGATAGACAGCCATGAAGCGTTTGTTAAAATTTTTCGACATTATTATTCAGACCTTGTAATCTTCGCATCCCGTTTCATCCCGGATAAGGAGACACGCGAAGATATAGTCCAGGAAGCATTTGTGAAAATCTGGACGAACCGAAAAGTTCTTGAAATTCGGACATCACTGAGGACATATCTTATATCCTTAGTACAGCATCTTGCTTTAGACGAAATCAAGCACCGCAAGGTCAAGACCCTATATCAGGATATGAACCATGAGATTATCATGTCCCTGCCGGCCGATGAACATGTCATGTATTCGGAATTAAGTGACGCTATTGATAATCTGCTCTCACAGCTCCAGCCGGATGTTCTTGAAACATATAGGTTGTCAAGAACACATAATCTGAAATATACCGAAATCGCCGAGAAACTCAATATCTCGGTCAGGACTGTGGAATCTCGCGTCAGCAAAACGGTAAAATTTCTTCAACAGAATCTCAAAGATTATAAGATCATCATATATTGGATTCTAACGTTTCAACACCTTTTATAA
- a CDS encoding glycoside hydrolase family 97 protein: MNVHIKLFAIALVLTSCSSTTENLLSPDGNIEIAFTLTDKGEPSYSAKYKGNDIVLPSLLGFVLKDTTSLTDNFKITGIERSDFNESWTPVWGENDTIENCYTQMIVNLQQGDRKMDIEFRAYNDGFGFRYIFPEQTAKAFVIADEATQIAMAGDHTAWWIPGDYDTQEYEYTTSRLSEIRAHADDNFMNNASQQRFSPTGVQTALMLKTNDGLYLNLHEAALVDFPAMSLELNDTTMTFKSHLTPGQGGTIATIHTPFKTPWRTITVGEKATDILASNLILNLNDPCILDDVSWIHPTKYMGVWWEMITGKSSWSYTWADNFNLATFDYSKAKPNGIHGANNENVRRYIDFASEHGFDQLLVEGWNIGWEDWFGKEKDYVFDFVTPYPDFDIAALNDYAHRKGIKLMMHHETSSSVDNYDRHMDAAYDLMKRYGYDTVKSGYVGNIIPKGEHHYSQKQVKHYLDAVKKAADKHIMVNAHEAVRPTGLCRTYPNLVGNESAMGQEFADMSPQHCTILPFTRLKGGPMDFTPGIFRMKITDFAPGGQGKQKRATIPNQLALYLTMYSPLQMAADMPEHYQKHMDAFQFIKDVPVDWSKSVYLDAEPGDFIVVARKDKGSDAWYVGGVTDENARDYTLDYNFLPPGKTYEATIYADAPDGDGFDNPEVYTITTKTVDSTSKDKIHMARGGGFAISIKPVD; this comes from the coding sequence ATGAATGTACATATAAAATTATTCGCTATTGCCCTTGTCCTTACCAGCTGTAGCTCTACCACTGAAAATCTGCTTTCGCCAGACGGCAATATCGAGATTGCCTTTACTCTCACAGACAAAGGCGAGCCATCCTACTCCGCAAAGTACAAAGGCAACGACATCGTTCTTCCTTCTTTGCTGGGCTTTGTGCTTAAAGATACAACCTCTCTAACCGACAATTTCAAGATAACAGGCATCGAACGCTCTGATTTCAATGAGTCATGGACACCAGTATGGGGCGAAAACGACACTATCGAGAACTGTTACACACAGATGATCGTCAACCTCCAACAGGGCGACCGGAAAATGGACATAGAGTTCCGAGCATATAATGACGGCTTCGGCTTCCGATATATATTCCCTGAGCAGACGGCCAAAGCATTTGTAATCGCAGACGAAGCCACACAGATAGCAATGGCTGGCGACCATACGGCATGGTGGATCCCCGGAGATTATGACACCCAGGAATATGAATACACTACATCACGCCTAAGCGAAATACGCGCACACGCCGACGACAACTTCATGAATAATGCGTCGCAACAAAGATTCTCACCTACGGGAGTGCAGACAGCCTTGATGCTAAAAACCAACGATGGTCTTTATCTTAATCTCCACGAGGCGGCATTGGTCGACTTCCCTGCGATGAGTCTCGAACTCAATGACACCACAATGACATTTAAAAGCCATCTCACGCCCGGACAAGGCGGTACGATCGCAACTATACACACTCCCTTTAAAACGCCGTGGCGCACCATCACCGTAGGAGAGAAAGCAACTGACATTCTCGCATCAAATCTTATTTTAAATCTGAACGATCCATGTATTCTGGACGACGTATCATGGATTCATCCTACCAAATATATGGGAGTATGGTGGGAAATGATTACCGGCAAAAGTTCATGGAGCTATACATGGGCCGATAATTTCAATCTTGCGACTTTTGATTATTCAAAAGCCAAACCGAATGGCATTCATGGGGCTAATAATGAGAATGTGCGGAGATATATTGATTTTGCGTCAGAGCATGGTTTCGACCAACTTCTTGTCGAAGGCTGGAATATCGGTTGGGAGGATTGGTTCGGCAAAGAGAAGGACTATGTATTCGATTTTGTCACTCCTTACCCCGACTTTGACATCGCTGCACTCAATGATTATGCCCACCGCAAAGGTATCAAATTGATGATGCACCATGAAACTTCCTCTTCGGTCGATAATTATGACCGCCACATGGACGCCGCCTACGACTTGATGAAGCGATACGGCTATGACACAGTGAAAAGTGGATATGTCGGTAATATCATACCTAAAGGAGAACATCATTACAGTCAGAAGCAGGTAAAGCACTATCTCGATGCTGTAAAAAAAGCAGCAGATAAACATATTATGGTAAATGCCCATGAGGCTGTACGTCCGACAGGCCTATGCCGCACATACCCCAATCTCGTAGGCAACGAAAGTGCTATGGGACAGGAATTCGCCGACATGAGTCCGCAACACTGCACCATACTGCCTTTTACCCGCCTTAAAGGAGGTCCTATGGACTTCACTCCGGGCATATTCCGTATGAAGATAACCGATTTTGCGCCTGGCGGTCAAGGTAAACAGAAGCGTGCGACCATCCCCAACCAGCTTGCATTGTATCTCACCATGTACAGCCCCTTACAAATGGCTGCGGATATGCCCGAGCACTATCAAAAGCACATGGACGCATTCCAATTTATCAAAGACGTACCGGTTGATTGGAGCAAAAGTGTATATCTTGATGCAGAACCGGGAGATTTTATCGTAGTCGCCCGCAAAGACAAAGGCAGCGATGCATGGTATGTAGGAGGCGTTACTGATGAAAATGCCCGAGACTATACACTTGATTACAACTTCCTGCCACCCGGTAAAACGTATGAAGCAACCATTTATGCCGATGCTCCGGATGGCGATGGCTTCGACAATCCCGAAGTTTATACCATTACCACCAAGACGGTAGACAGTACGTCAAAAGACAAAATCCATATGGCTCGTGGCGGCGGATTCGCAATTTCAATAAAACCAGTAGATTAA
- a CDS encoding FecR family protein: protein MDNNMNNTIDSLISRYLMGNASSHEIEELRRWIESDEQNRKYFQRQQDIWAVLNPTLDINDIDTVSAELKVLRKTGIVSSRFAIFKKLLGYWSRIAAVAILPLLAVVGYLIYRPSEGRDIADVTITTSFGCLSSTVLPDGTIVWLNANSSLQYDPMMDDNVRNVILHGEAYFDVKADAKHPFNVKTPYMTVTATGTEFNVNAYDSSASITLVDGKVSVEVESKSMTLNPGEHLAVADGRPTISNHINTEKYCCWRNGTLIFEDEPLFNICNRLQQIYDVEFDIAPELKERTFRMILNGENISEVVRFFELAAPVTCEFENLKSPNDTTKFKSRIRIMPS from the coding sequence ATGGATAATAACATGAATAATACGATAGATTCCTTAATTAGCCGTTATCTGATGGGTAATGCTTCATCGCATGAGATTGAGGAATTACGGCGTTGGATTGAGTCGGATGAGCAAAATAGAAAATACTTTCAGCGACAACAGGATATATGGGCAGTCTTGAATCCGACTTTAGATATAAACGATATAGATACCGTAAGCGCAGAATTGAAAGTGCTTCGTAAGACCGGTATTGTATCTTCACGTTTTGCAATATTCAAGAAGTTGCTCGGATATTGGTCGCGCATTGCAGCTGTTGCTATTTTGCCACTACTTGCAGTGGTAGGATATCTGATTTATAGGCCATCGGAGGGACGAGATATTGCTGATGTGACAATCACCACCTCTTTTGGCTGTCTCAGCAGCACGGTTCTTCCAGACGGCACAATCGTATGGCTTAACGCAAACAGCTCATTGCAATATGACCCCATGATGGATGACAATGTGAGGAATGTGATATTACACGGAGAGGCATACTTTGATGTCAAAGCTGATGCGAAACATCCATTTAATGTAAAGACTCCATATATGACAGTCACGGCAACCGGTACGGAATTCAATGTAAATGCCTATGACTCGTCCGCTTCCATAACATTAGTCGATGGTAAAGTAAGTGTAGAAGTAGAAAGTAAATCAATGACACTTAATCCCGGCGAACATCTGGCAGTAGCAGATGGCCGTCCAACAATTAGCAACCATATAAATACAGAAAAATATTGCTGTTGGAGAAATGGCACGTTAATCTTTGAGGATGAACCTCTTTTTAATATCTGTAATAGGCTTCAGCAAATATATGATGTTGAGTTCGATATTGCGCCAGAATTGAAAGAGAGAACATTCCGGATGATTCTTAACGGCGAGAACATAAGCGAGGTGGTGCGTTTCTTTGAATTGGCCGCTCCTGTGACGTGTGAATTTGAGAACCTGAAATCCCCCAACGATACAACCAAATTTAAATCAAGAATCCGCATAATGCCTTCCTAA
- a CDS encoding SusC/RagA family TonB-linked outer membrane protein has protein sequence MEKTNSHPMRSRWHLMFRAMLFLMMFGYGLSAYASNSKVSIDVDGIALENVLKSIEQQTKYRFIYSKETINVNVPVTLKVKDEALTSVLNKLLANHGISYVIDKKQIVLNSRSTKVNKKDSASKGNKIKVSGIVSDPSGEPLIGASVRSDVSAVGVSTDIDGRYEIEVPAGSNILFSYVGYCSEKKKAEKSGVLDVTLTEDSQLLSELVVIGYGTMDKKELTSAISHVGEKDFLTISSSDPARLIQGKVSGMSISNTAAADPNNTSSIQIRGVSSRSAGLNPLIVIDGVPGGSMANLNPNDIASFDVLKDGAASAIYGTQGSNGVILITTKKASKDGTYNVTYSTTLSWDKVNKDLDMMSADDYRNVRLPWGDNGTDLGGNYDWFDGVSRTGFGHKHNISVSGGNERANFRVSGDYKNSHGVDLRSKREEYGGRASAGLNSKGGLFNLNINLAPRIISSDAADWNVFRNAISANPTTPLMDREDPTRYYNFFGQTSAYNPVEVQKLEKNHTDTQLIDMDGTVKLNLLPLLWTGSRECPITLNTQITFAEHRYTYDQTWFRPSTSTLAVNEGFEGQASRSYSKSRQDVLEWIGNATGKFGKNNVKLMLGYSYQYFQNSGFSAENSDFPNDGLGADNLGSGEYAKDEGIIGMSSYKNDSKLIAFFGRVSYDWDGKYLMTASIRHEGSSKFGKNHKWGNFPAVSVGWRISNENFMESTRSWLNDLKIRADYGESGNQNFDSYMSLATMSGYGYAYINGHFLQGWGASKNPNPDLKWERAKNWNVGLDFSMFNNRFSGSLNYFRRRTEDLLGDYNVSVPPYMWPTAFVNVGTMENSGFEFDLNVNAVQTRDFTYSFNVIGSTMKNKFIDFSNSKYIGQDFYNMCETENPFPYYYLQRIEKGQSIGNFYMWKYHGIDHNGEWLVYDRNGDVISASRATEEDKVKVGNGLPKFTMSTTHNFRYKNFDLALFFRGAFGFDLFNIHDFYYGTRKYSGNMLKKAYGKNFKISSTGSHAVTDYFLERGDYFKLDQITLGYTLNVPKAKYMNSLRIYGSVTNVFTITKFSGVDPSTYPVNGLTPGAQGSCMYYPTTRQFILGTQIEF, from the coding sequence ATGGAAAAAACAAATTCACATCCAATGCGCAGCCGTTGGCATCTGATGTTTAGGGCTATGCTCTTCCTGATGATGTTTGGCTATGGGCTATCGGCCTACGCATCCAACAGCAAGGTATCCATTGATGTCGATGGAATTGCCTTGGAAAATGTTCTTAAATCCATAGAACAGCAGACAAAATACCGGTTTATTTATAGCAAAGAGACTATAAATGTAAATGTTCCCGTAACACTCAAAGTCAAGGATGAAGCCTTGACATCAGTCCTTAATAAACTTCTTGCCAATCATGGTATAAGCTATGTTATCGACAAAAAACAAATTGTACTCAACAGTAGGTCGACTAAGGTAAATAAAAAAGACTCTGCATCCAAAGGTAATAAGATTAAAGTTTCAGGTATTGTATCGGACCCCTCCGGGGAGCCTCTGATTGGAGCCTCGGTAAGGAGTGACGTTTCAGCAGTCGGTGTATCAACCGATATTGATGGCCGATATGAAATAGAAGTGCCTGCCGGCAGTAACATTCTATTTTCATACGTAGGCTATTGCTCCGAAAAAAAGAAAGCAGAGAAAAGCGGGGTACTGGATGTCACTCTAACCGAAGACTCTCAGCTGTTAAGTGAACTCGTGGTCATCGGCTATGGCACAATGGATAAGAAAGAACTGACGTCGGCGATAAGCCATGTTGGCGAGAAAGACTTCTTGACTATCAGTTCATCAGACCCAGCCCGTTTGATTCAGGGAAAAGTATCCGGAATGTCGATTTCAAATACTGCAGCAGCCGATCCCAACAACACCTCAAGCATCCAGATCAGAGGTGTTTCCTCCCGCTCAGCAGGTCTAAATCCCCTTATCGTAATTGACGGTGTACCAGGTGGAAGTATGGCAAATTTGAACCCGAATGACATCGCGTCTTTTGATGTGTTAAAGGACGGTGCGGCTTCAGCAATCTACGGCACACAGGGGTCGAATGGCGTTATTCTTATAACTACAAAGAAAGCAAGTAAGGACGGCACATATAATGTTACATATTCAACCACTCTTTCATGGGATAAAGTAAATAAGGATCTGGATATGATGAGTGCCGATGATTATAGGAATGTCCGTCTTCCTTGGGGTGACAATGGAACAGACCTTGGAGGAAACTACGATTGGTTTGATGGAGTTAGCCGCACAGGCTTTGGCCATAAACATAATATTAGTGTTTCAGGTGGAAATGAACGTGCTAACTTTCGTGTCAGTGGGGATTATAAAAATTCACACGGCGTAGATTTACGTTCAAAACGAGAAGAGTACGGAGGTAGAGCTTCCGCCGGACTGAATTCCAAAGGTGGGCTTTTTAACCTGAATATCAATCTTGCGCCACGAATTATTTCCAGTGATGCTGCTGATTGGAACGTATTCAGAAACGCAATTTCAGCGAATCCGACAACCCCGTTGATGGATAGAGAAGATCCGACCCGCTATTACAATTTCTTTGGTCAGACAAGTGCCTATAACCCGGTGGAAGTACAGAAATTAGAGAAAAATCATACTGATACCCAATTGATTGATATGGATGGCACTGTGAAACTCAATCTGTTGCCTCTTCTTTGGACAGGTAGTAGGGAGTGCCCAATTACATTGAATACTCAGATTACGTTTGCAGAACACCGTTATACATATGACCAAACATGGTTCCGTCCGTCAACAAGCACATTGGCCGTCAACGAAGGTTTTGAAGGTCAGGCTAGCCGTTCCTATTCAAAGAGCAGGCAGGATGTTTTGGAATGGATAGGCAATGCCACCGGTAAATTTGGTAAAAACAATGTAAAGCTAATGCTTGGTTATTCATACCAGTATTTTCAAAATTCCGGTTTCAGCGCTGAAAACAGCGATTTCCCGAATGATGGATTAGGTGCTGATAATCTTGGTTCTGGTGAATACGCTAAAGATGAAGGTATTATCGGGATGAGTAGTTATAAAAATGACAGTAAACTCATTGCCTTTTTTGGTCGTGTCAGCTATGACTGGGATGGCAAGTACCTTATGACTGCATCAATAAGACACGAGGGTTCATCAAAATTTGGCAAAAACCACAAATGGGGCAATTTTCCCGCCGTTTCAGTTGGATGGCGCATAAGTAATGAAAATTTCATGGAATCGACACGCTCGTGGCTGAATGATTTGAAAATCCGTGCTGACTACGGCGAAAGCGGTAATCAGAATTTCGACAGCTATATGTCGTTGGCAACAATGAGCGGCTACGGCTATGCTTATATAAATGGCCATTTTCTGCAAGGATGGGGAGCATCTAAGAATCCTAACCCTGATCTGAAATGGGAACGTGCGAAAAACTGGAATGTCGGACTTGACTTCTCGATGTTCAACAACCGGTTCTCTGGATCGTTGAACTACTTCCGCAGAAGAACGGAAGATCTGCTCGGCGACTACAATGTCTCGGTCCCTCCTTATATGTGGCCTACGGCTTTTGTGAACGTCGGTACGATGGAGAATTCTGGCTTTGAGTTTGATCTGAATGTAAATGCCGTGCAGACACGCGATTTTACCTACAGCTTCAATGTCATCGGCTCCACGATGAAAAACAAATTTATCGATTTCAGTAACTCAAAATATATCGGCCAGGATTTCTACAACATGTGTGAGACGGAAAATCCGTTTCCGTACTATTATCTGCAACGCATTGAAAAAGGTCAGTCGATTGGAAATTTCTATATGTGGAAGTATCATGGAATCGATCACAACGGCGAATGGCTGGTTTATGACAGAAACGGAGATGTGATTTCGGCCAGCCGTGCGACTGAAGAGGATAAAGTGAAAGTTGGCAATGGTCTGCCAAAATTCACCATGTCAACGACTCATAATTTCCGTTACAAAAACTTCGACCTTGCCCTTTTCTTCCGTGGCGCTTTCGGATTTGATTTGTTCAATATCCACGATTTCTATTATGGCACACGCAAGTATAGTGGAAATATGTTGAAGAAAGCATATGGTAAGAATTTTAAAATAAGTTCAACCGGCTCTCATGCCGTAACTGACTATTTCCTTGAACGAGGCGACTATTTCAAACTTGACCAAATCACTCTTGGCTATACTTTAAATGTCCCCAAGGCAAAATATATGAATAGCTTGAGAATCTACGGATCGGTAACAAATGTCTTTACGATTACCAAGTTTTCCGGGGTTGACCCCAGTACATATCCTGTCAATGGCCTTACGCCGGGAGCGCAAGGGTCGTGTATGTACTATCCGACAACCCGGCAGTTTATCCTCGGTACACAGATTGAATTCTAA